The Marinilongibacter aquaticus genome has a window encoding:
- a CDS encoding O-acetylhomoserine aminocarboxypropyltransferase/cysteine synthase family protein translates to MSELKFETQQVHAGQEVDPISQSRAVPIYQTTAYQFKDSAHGANLFALKEFGNIYTRIMNPTNDVFEKRVAALEGGVAALATASGHSAQFIAINNITSVGDNFVTSPYLYGGSYNQFKNSFKNIGVEARFAENLDVANFEKLIDENTKLIYLETIGNPSLYTPDFEAFSALAAKYDLPIFVDNTFGAGGAICQPIKHGAHVVVESATKWIGGHGTSMGGVIVDSGTFNWGNGKYPQFTEPSASYNGLVLNDVFGQNGPFGNIQFIIRCRVEGLRDWGPAQSPFNSFLLLQGLETLSLRVERTCENALALAQWLEAHPEVESVSYPGLESHGGHEVAKKYLSRGFGGVLSFNLKGDRARAEKFVNSLKLISHLANVGDAKTLIIHPASTTHSQLDERAQLAAGVEPSQLRISLGIEHIEDIKADITQALV, encoded by the coding sequence ATGTCAGAGTTAAAATTCGAAACCCAACAAGTTCATGCAGGGCAAGAGGTAGATCCGATATCACAATCGAGAGCTGTACCGATTTATCAGACCACCGCATACCAATTTAAAGATTCGGCACATGGAGCCAATTTGTTCGCATTGAAAGAGTTCGGAAACATCTATACGCGTATAATGAATCCGACCAACGATGTGTTTGAAAAACGAGTGGCCGCTTTGGAAGGTGGGGTTGCGGCTTTGGCTACGGCTTCTGGGCATTCGGCTCAATTTATTGCCATAAACAACATCACGAGTGTGGGCGACAATTTTGTAACAAGCCCGTATTTGTATGGCGGTTCATACAATCAGTTTAAAAATTCATTCAAGAATATCGGTGTTGAAGCCCGCTTCGCTGAAAATCTGGATGTAGCAAATTTTGAAAAGTTGATCGATGAAAATACCAAATTGATTTATTTGGAAACGATTGGTAACCCAAGTTTGTACACGCCCGATTTTGAAGCATTTTCGGCATTGGCCGCAAAATACGATTTGCCCATTTTTGTTGACAACACCTTCGGGGCTGGCGGAGCAATTTGCCAACCGATTAAACACGGGGCTCACGTAGTGGTGGAATCGGCCACAAAATGGATTGGGGGACATGGCACCAGCATGGGCGGTGTAATTGTGGATTCGGGCACTTTCAATTGGGGCAATGGAAAATACCCTCAGTTTACCGAGCCCTCTGCAAGTTACAATGGCTTGGTATTGAACGATGTTTTTGGCCAAAACGGTCCTTTTGGAAACATACAGTTTATTATTCGTTGCCGTGTCGAGGGTCTTCGCGATTGGGGTCCCGCACAGTCTCCTTTTAATTCTTTCCTTTTGCTTCAGGGTTTGGAAACGCTTTCGCTGCGTGTGGAAAGAACCTGCGAAAATGCCTTGGCTTTGGCTCAATGGCTTGAGGCTCATCCCGAGGTGGAGTCTGTAAGCTACCCTGGTTTGGAATCGCATGGCGGACACGAAGTGGCGAAAAAATACTTGAGTCGTGGGTTTGGCGGAGTGCTTTCTTTTAACCTTAAAGGCGACCGTGCAAGAGCAGAGAAATTTGTGAACAGCCTGAAATTGATTTCGCATTTGGCCAATGTGGGCGATGCGAAAACTTTGATTATTCACCCTGCGAGCACAACGCATTCGCAGTTGGACGAAAGGGCACAATTGGCCGCCGGTGTAGAACCAAGCCAATTGCGTATTTCGTTGGGAATAGAGCATATAGAAGATATTAAAGCAGATATTACACAAGCTTTGGTTTAA
- a CDS encoding energy transducer TonB, with protein MKTKISLDDIVFEKRNKEYGAFALRQEYSEYLKMAFLWGVGSILLLFGGAWTFVHHGTKPVEKNYGIETTLEDWNEPDEPEDEPPIVPPPPVEEKSVVQEETITFLPPEPKADETVFEEVTPPSLDQLHGVRISNETREGEEVVNMFSAPPPLPTKVTEVIGLEETEESKTFVAVEQMPEFPGGVKAMYAFISEHMKYPNAAQRANVSGKVYVKFAVEKDGQISRISVLKSVGFGCDDEAIRVIKSMPKWNPGRQNGKSVPVWFTLPFAFQLD; from the coding sequence ATGAAAACGAAAATTAGTTTGGACGACATCGTCTTTGAAAAAAGAAATAAGGAATATGGAGCTTTTGCTTTGCGGCAGGAATATTCCGAGTATTTGAAAATGGCCTTTTTGTGGGGTGTTGGTTCGATTTTGTTGCTTTTCGGAGGAGCGTGGACCTTTGTACACCATGGTACAAAACCAGTGGAAAAGAATTACGGAATAGAAACGACATTAGAGGATTGGAATGAACCGGATGAGCCAGAAGATGAGCCTCCAATTGTTCCGCCTCCGCCCGTGGAAGAGAAATCTGTGGTGCAAGAAGAAACAATCACATTTTTGCCTCCTGAACCCAAGGCCGACGAGACCGTTTTCGAAGAAGTGACTCCTCCAAGTTTGGACCAATTGCACGGTGTTCGTATCTCGAATGAAACGCGGGAAGGAGAAGAAGTGGTGAACATGTTTTCAGCACCGCCACCTTTACCTACCAAAGTAACCGAAGTCATAGGTTTGGAAGAAACGGAAGAGAGCAAGACTTTTGTGGCTGTTGAGCAAATGCCCGAATTTCCGGGTGGGGTAAAAGCCATGTATGCGTTTATTTCAGAACACATGAAATATCCTAATGCGGCCCAGAGAGCGAATGTTTCGGGCAAAGTGTATGTGAAATTCGCAGTTGAAAAGGATGGTCAAATATCACGCATTTCTGTTTTGAAAAGTGTGGGTTTTGGTTGCGACGATGAGGCCATTCGGGTGATAAAATCCATGCCGAAATGGAATCCGGGCCGGCAAAACGGAAAGAGCGTTCCGGTTTGGTTTACACTACCTTTTGCTTTTCAATTGGATTGA
- a CDS encoding CCA tRNA nucleotidyltransferase yields MNFTEQLKKQELFSIIGQAADALDQEAYVVGGYVRDLFLQRENKDIDVVCLGSGIALAEKVAEKLGNNFKVNVFKSFGTAQIPHPEFDLEFVGARKESYRADSRKPIVEDGSIADDQNRRDFTINAMGICLNGNRFGELLDPFDGQGDLKKGLIRTPLDPEITFSDDPLRMMRAIRFATQLEFDIDGPTFSAIAKMKDRISIVSQERITDELNKIILAKTPSYGFKLLESVGLLEIIFPELVALKGVEYKDGKGHKDNFYHTLQVLDNITEFTDDLWVRWAAILHDIAKPATKRFHKKAGWTFHGHEEMGSRWVKGIFRKMKLPLDQKMRSVKNLVRLHLRPIALAQKGVTDSALRRLLVEAGDDIENLLKLCRADITSKDMSRVRKYLANFDRVEELLIELEAKDKLRSFQPVITGEIIMKVFDIPPSREVGIIKSAIREAVIDGIVPNEMKAGYQFIIEEGKKLGFTPVCSVEEIEINQSPQ; encoded by the coding sequence TTGAATTTCACAGAACAGCTCAAAAAACAGGAATTATTTTCGATCATAGGCCAAGCCGCAGACGCACTAGACCAAGAAGCCTATGTGGTGGGTGGGTATGTCCGCGATCTTTTTCTGCAAAGAGAAAACAAAGACATCGATGTGGTATGCTTAGGCTCTGGCATTGCCTTGGCCGAAAAAGTAGCCGAAAAGCTGGGAAACAACTTCAAGGTCAATGTATTTAAAAGTTTCGGCACGGCTCAAATTCCGCACCCCGAATTTGATTTGGAATTTGTAGGAGCCCGAAAGGAATCTTACCGAGCCGATTCTCGAAAACCAATCGTAGAGGACGGCAGCATTGCAGACGACCAGAATCGTCGAGATTTCACGATAAACGCCATGGGCATTTGTCTCAATGGCAATCGTTTTGGCGAATTGCTCGATCCCTTCGATGGCCAAGGCGATTTAAAAAAAGGCCTGATCCGTACACCGCTCGATCCTGAAATAACCTTTTCCGATGACCCTCTGCGAATGATGCGGGCCATTCGTTTTGCCACGCAATTGGAATTTGATATTGATGGACCTACTTTTTCGGCCATTGCGAAAATGAAAGACCGCATCAGTATCGTTTCTCAAGAACGCATTACCGACGAATTGAACAAAATCATTCTGGCCAAAACACCCTCTTATGGTTTTAAACTGCTCGAAAGTGTGGGGCTTCTCGAGATTATTTTTCCAGAATTGGTAGCCCTGAAAGGAGTGGAATATAAAGACGGGAAAGGACATAAAGACAATTTCTACCACACCCTGCAGGTATTGGACAACATCACCGAATTTACCGATGATTTGTGGGTTCGCTGGGCGGCTATTTTGCACGATATCGCCAAACCAGCGACCAAACGTTTTCACAAAAAAGCAGGCTGGACATTCCACGGGCATGAAGAAATGGGCAGCCGGTGGGTGAAAGGTATTTTCCGAAAAATGAAATTGCCTTTGGATCAAAAAATGCGTTCGGTGAAAAACTTGGTTCGTTTGCACCTGCGTCCTATTGCTTTGGCCCAAAAAGGCGTGACGGACTCTGCCCTGCGTAGACTTTTGGTTGAAGCGGGCGACGATATCGAAAACCTGCTCAAGCTCTGCCGTGCCGACATCACATCAAAGGATATGTCTCGCGTGCGTAAATACTTGGCCAATTTCGATCGCGTAGAAGAACTGCTCATCGAACTCGAAGCCAAAGACAAACTGCGTAGTTTTCAACCCGTTATCACAGGCGAAATCATCATGAAAGTTTTTGACATTCCGCCTTCACGAGAAGTCGGTATTATAAAATCGGCCATTCGCGAAGCCGTAATCGACGGAATCGTACCCAATGAAATGAAGGCTGGATACCAATTCATTATCGAAGAAGGCAAAAAGCTCGGTTTCACGCCCGTTTGTAGTGTAGAGGAGATTGAAATCAACCAATCTCCCCAATAA
- a CDS encoding GWxTD domain-containing protein: MNNKRFIPFLVLAVLFSACKVQKKSVVGNEVSKVRKPASTDTGLYISSINTNYILKDSNQVIVYVDMQIDKGEKEVSKEDLAKAFRTSWALQSASGIKEKFESGKIDFMASDAKFVDGRVRWTFNIPRLKEHAQATLGMDFVDLKASRKFVHESLVDFNTERPNHLFALYLDGSSSASFKTYFQKGEVITLKSMDEASHDLILVRYSAESPPALSPMSTSKREELSSFTEVETRHIKSNEKVLLDKEGTYVLYVDQPEPIEGFGFLVADERYPRLAQVDKLLEPLVYMSTNEEIKELKGAEDFKKSMDLYFLKLSEGKTDLAKRIIRAYYRRVQKANELFSNYKDGWKTDKGMIYTVLGPPTRIQRNGLREVWMYAQSGNFNEIIFTFYNKPNPFSEDHYELVRYPEYAAYWFPFVEAWRTGKILE, from the coding sequence ATGAATAATAAACGATTTATTCCTTTTTTAGTTTTGGCCGTGCTCTTTTCGGCCTGCAAAGTGCAGAAAAAATCTGTGGTGGGCAATGAAGTGAGCAAGGTCAGAAAGCCGGCTTCAACCGATACGGGTTTGTACATTTCTTCCATCAACACCAATTACATTCTGAAAGATTCGAATCAGGTGATTGTGTATGTCGATATGCAGATCGACAAAGGAGAAAAAGAAGTAAGCAAAGAAGATTTGGCGAAAGCTTTCCGCACCAGTTGGGCCTTGCAAAGTGCCAGTGGAATAAAGGAAAAATTCGAGTCGGGTAAAATAGATTTCATGGCCAGCGACGCCAAATTTGTAGATGGCCGTGTTCGTTGGACCTTCAATATCCCGCGACTAAAAGAACATGCTCAAGCGACATTGGGGATGGATTTTGTCGACCTGAAAGCCTCGCGGAAATTTGTGCACGAATCGCTCGTGGATTTCAATACCGAAAGGCCAAACCATTTGTTTGCTTTGTATTTGGATGGAAGTTCATCCGCTTCGTTCAAAACATATTTTCAAAAAGGAGAAGTGATAACGCTGAAGTCGATGGACGAAGCCAGCCACGATTTGATTTTGGTGCGTTATAGTGCCGAAAGCCCGCCCGCACTTTCGCCTATGAGCACAAGCAAACGGGAAGAATTGAGCAGCTTTACCGAAGTGGAAACCCGTCACATTAAATCGAATGAAAAGGTGCTTTTGGATAAAGAAGGTACTTATGTTTTGTATGTCGATCAACCCGAACCTATAGAAGGTTTCGGTTTTCTGGTGGCCGATGAGCGTTATCCGCGTTTAGCCCAAGTCGATAAATTGCTCGAACCTTTGGTGTATATGAGCACCAATGAGGAAATCAAAGAACTGAAAGGTGCCGAAGATTTCAAAAAATCGATGGACTTGTATTTTTTGAAATTGAGCGAAGGAAAAACCGATTTGGCGAAGCGGATCATTCGGGCCTATTACCGCCGTGTGCAAAAGGCCAATGAATTGTTTAGCAATTACAAAGACGGTTGGAAAACGGATAAAGGCATGATCTATACCGTATTGGGCCCACCGACGAGAATCCAACGCAACGGCCTTCGCGAGGTATGGATGTACGCCCAAAGTGGCAATTTCAACGAGATAATTTTTACATTTTACAATAAACCAAATCCGTTTAGCGAAGACCATTACGAGCTGGTACGTTATCCCGAATATGCGGCTTATTGGTTTCCTTTTGTTGAAGCATGGAGAACAGGAAAAATTTTAGAGTGA
- a CDS encoding ExbD/TolR family protein, producing the protein MAEMNTAKGKKPDMTPLVDLGFLLITFFIYTTTFTKANVMRFATPKQSEKNTSPIKNSNSLTVLLGENDRLYWYQKPLSDLNSTDFHSSDYSAWGIRKVLTEKRNEAKNPEHFTVILKATDKATWKNTVDMLDELAIVGGMKSALVDLSPKELSLYQSITQN; encoded by the coding sequence ATGGCAGAAATGAATACAGCAAAGGGTAAGAAACCCGATATGACACCCCTGGTAGACCTTGGCTTTTTGCTCATTACTTTCTTTATCTATACCACCACATTTACCAAGGCCAATGTCATGCGGTTTGCCACGCCCAAACAATCAGAAAAAAATACCAGCCCAATTAAGAACAGCAATTCTCTGACGGTTTTGCTCGGAGAAAACGATCGCTTGTATTGGTATCAAAAACCTTTGAGCGATTTGAACAGTACCGATTTCCATTCCAGTGATTACAGTGCCTGGGGAATACGAAAGGTTTTGACCGAAAAAAGAAACGAAGCCAAAAATCCAGAGCACTTCACCGTCATTTTAAAGGCTACTGATAAGGCCACTTGGAAAAATACGGTCGATATGCTGGACGAATTGGCCATTGTGGGAGGAATGAAGTCGGCCCTTGTCGATTTGTCTCCGAAAGAATTGTCTTTGTATCAATCCATTACCCAAAATTGA
- the rlmB gene encoding 23S rRNA (guanosine(2251)-2'-O)-methyltransferase RlmB — MENRKNFRVKGGKHFTRPTSTVNAEDFVFGVQSVMELLKSEKDVDKVLMLKDLDNPEIEQWARKKQVFIQRVPLEKLNRITRKNHQGVLAFVSAVNYARLSNVVADAYEKGKVPLIVFLDRITDVRNFGAIARTAEACGADAIVIPSRGSAQIGSDAMKTSSGALSHIPVCKENDLTMAVGQLQDSGFRVIGCTEKTDTLYTAHDLSGPMAVVMGSEEDGISDSLIRKCDYLGKIPMLGKIESLNVSVATGILLYEVIRQRG, encoded by the coding sequence ATGGAGAACAGGAAAAATTTTAGAGTGAAAGGGGGCAAGCATTTTACCCGGCCCACATCAACTGTAAATGCAGAAGATTTTGTATTTGGTGTGCAGTCGGTAATGGAATTGCTGAAGTCGGAAAAGGATGTCGACAAGGTCTTGATGCTGAAAGATCTCGACAATCCCGAAATCGAGCAATGGGCTCGTAAAAAACAAGTCTTTATTCAGCGTGTGCCGCTTGAAAAGCTGAACCGCATTACCCGCAAAAATCATCAAGGTGTGTTGGCTTTTGTGTCGGCGGTAAACTACGCTCGCTTGAGCAATGTAGTGGCCGATGCATATGAAAAAGGCAAAGTACCTTTGATCGTCTTTCTTGATCGCATTACCGATGTCCGTAATTTCGGAGCGATAGCCCGAACGGCGGAGGCCTGTGGTGCGGATGCGATTGTGATTCCCTCGCGGGGTTCGGCACAAATAGGCTCTGATGCGATGAAAACGTCTTCGGGTGCATTGAGCCACATTCCGGTATGCAAGGAAAACGACTTGACCATGGCGGTAGGGCAATTGCAAGACAGCGGATTTCGCGTAATTGGTTGTACTGAAAAAACGGACACGCTTTATACAGCACACGATCTTTCTGGCCCAATGGCCGTAGTGATGGGTTCTGAAGAAGACGGGATTTCGGATAGTTTGATTCGGAAATGCGACTACTTGGGAAAAATACCCATGTTGGGTAAGATCGAATCACTGAACGTGTCGGTGGCTACGGGTATTTTGCTTTACGAGGTAATCCGCCAAAGGGGTTGA
- a CDS encoding DUF2851 family protein — translation MKEDYLHFLWKFTQFKHQNLKSTDGEPIVLYKTGFLNTDSGPDFKEARMRIGALEWAGNVEIHLRSSDWNRHGHEKDQAYNSVILHVVWQHDLEVYNEQGKLVPTLQLSDFADKKHLNRYRQLLASMGKIACENYFSSVSEIKKLTMLDRALMQRLQRKAEEVSVRLNKNLGDWEETAYQTVAMHFGFKLNNAAFLRLAEAVPFKLVKKYSLQVESLEALLFGMAGFLRQSSDSYAWQLKREYDFLEKKHELKAKGMSVSEWQFLRTRPGNFPTLRLAELIGFLHNRPSLFDLLIETKDFKTLNRLIRQPTSAYWQQHYAFGKASATALQGIGRNSAESLIINALVPIWVAYGKYIDSPQFVDRAIAVLESIPAEKNKITRFWASQDLRIENMSDSQGSIELFNEFCRPKKCLDCSIGHAILKT, via the coding sequence ATGAAAGAAGACTACCTCCATTTTTTATGGAAATTCACACAATTTAAACACCAAAACTTAAAAAGTACAGATGGAGAGCCTATTGTGCTGTACAAAACGGGCTTTCTGAACACGGACTCGGGACCGGATTTCAAAGAAGCCCGTATGCGTATCGGTGCTTTGGAATGGGCCGGAAATGTAGAAATTCACTTGCGGTCTTCGGATTGGAATAGGCATGGCCACGAAAAAGACCAAGCTTATAATTCGGTTATTCTGCATGTGGTTTGGCAGCATGATCTCGAAGTGTACAATGAGCAAGGCAAACTTGTGCCCACGCTTCAATTGTCTGATTTTGCGGATAAAAAGCACCTCAATCGCTATCGTCAGCTATTGGCTTCTATGGGGAAAATTGCGTGCGAGAACTACTTTTCCTCCGTATCCGAAATCAAAAAATTGACTATGCTTGATCGGGCCTTGATGCAACGCTTGCAACGCAAGGCTGAGGAGGTGAGTGTCCGGCTGAATAAAAATTTGGGCGATTGGGAAGAAACGGCGTACCAGACAGTGGCCATGCATTTTGGGTTCAAATTGAACAATGCGGCCTTTTTGAGACTCGCTGAGGCTGTTCCTTTCAAATTGGTGAAAAAATACAGTTTGCAGGTCGAGTCACTTGAAGCTTTACTTTTCGGAATGGCGGGCTTTTTGCGGCAATCCAGCGATAGTTACGCTTGGCAACTGAAAAGAGAATATGATTTTCTGGAAAAGAAACATGAGCTTAAGGCAAAAGGAATGTCTGTGAGTGAATGGCAATTTTTACGTACACGACCTGGAAATTTCCCCACTTTGCGTTTGGCTGAACTGATCGGTTTTCTGCACAACCGTCCTTCACTTTTTGATCTGCTTATTGAGACGAAAGACTTCAAAACGCTCAATCGGCTTATTCGCCAACCTACAAGTGCATATTGGCAGCAGCATTATGCTTTTGGAAAGGCCAGTGCCACAGCACTGCAAGGTATTGGTAGAAATTCGGCGGAGAGTTTGATTATTAACGCCCTTGTCCCCATTTGGGTTGCGTACGGCAAATACATCGATTCTCCTCAATTTGTGGATCGGGCAATCGCAGTTTTGGAGTCTATCCCGGCAGAGAAAAACAAGATTACGCGTTTCTGGGCAAGTCAGGATTTACGGATAGAAAACATGTCGGATAGCCAAGGGAGCATCGAGCTTTTCAATGAATTTTGTAGGCCTAAAAAGTGCCTCGATTGCAGTATTGGCCATGCGATTCTTAAAACATAA
- a CDS encoding homoserine O-acetyltransferase family protein — translation MLRNEMYCHREPVLLESGEFLPEVDLAYTTYGELNADKSNVVWVCHAFTGNANPSDWWNGLIGDNRFFNPKEHFVICMNVPGSHYGSTNPLSVNPETQKPYYHDFPLLTIRDVVTCLELLRKHLEIEKIYMLMGGSLGGQQAQEWSIAQPEVIENLILFSTNAILSPWGIAFNESQRMAIELDPTWVERHPKAGIEGLRVARSVALLSYRNYQTYNRTQSRDEGQVNFFRASTYQNYQGEKITRRFNAFSYWFLSKMFDSHDVGRGRGSVAEALKMIKAKTLVIGISSDHLFPPNEQAFLAAHIPGAQFVEIDSDYGHDGFLIEFETMSKIIADWCGC, via the coding sequence ATGTTGAGAAACGAAATGTACTGTCACCGCGAACCTGTTTTGTTGGAAAGCGGCGAATTTTTGCCCGAGGTGGATTTGGCCTACACGACATACGGCGAGCTGAATGCCGATAAAAGCAATGTGGTGTGGGTTTGCCATGCTTTTACAGGAAATGCGAATCCTTCGGATTGGTGGAACGGTTTGATAGGCGACAATCGCTTTTTCAATCCCAAAGAGCATTTCGTCATTTGCATGAATGTGCCCGGCTCGCATTACGGCAGTACAAATCCGCTGAGCGTAAATCCGGAAACGCAAAAGCCCTACTATCACGATTTCCCTTTGCTTACCATTCGCGATGTGGTCACTTGCCTCGAATTGCTTCGCAAGCATTTGGAGATCGAGAAAATATACATGCTCATGGGCGGCTCTCTTGGCGGCCAACAGGCTCAGGAATGGTCAATTGCCCAACCCGAAGTCATCGAAAACCTTATTTTATTCTCGACAAATGCGATACTTTCTCCTTGGGGGATCGCCTTTAACGAAAGCCAGCGTATGGCCATTGAGTTGGATCCAACTTGGGTCGAAAGACACCCAAAAGCTGGAATAGAAGGCTTGCGTGTGGCCCGATCTGTGGCTTTGCTCTCGTATCGCAATTATCAAACATACAACCGCACCCAATCGCGAGACGAAGGTCAAGTGAACTTCTTTCGGGCAAGTACGTATCAGAATTATCAAGGCGAAAAAATCACGCGTCGTTTCAATGCCTTTTCGTATTGGTTTCTGAGCAAGATGTTCGATTCGCACGATGTGGGCCGCGGTAGAGGCTCTGTAGCCGAGGCCTTGAAAATGATAAAGGCCAAAACCTTGGTGATCGGCATTAGTTCTGATCATCTTTTTCCACCAAACGAACAGGCTTTTCTAGCGGCACATATACCTGGAGCCCAGTTTGTGGAAATCGATTCGGATTATGGGCATGATGGTTTCTTGATCGAATTTGAAACCATGTCGAAAATTATTGCCGATTGGTGCGGATGTTAA
- the pyrF gene encoding orotidine-5'-phosphate decarboxylase, whose product MNRQALFSEIKRKKSFLCVGLDTDLHKIPTHLLKEKDPVFAFNKQIIEATEAYTVAYKPNIAFYEAMGPKGWESLQKTLEFIPKHCFTIADAKRGDIGNTSGLYARTFFDPQAAGLDFDSVTVAPYMGLDSVSPFLNYEGKWVVLLALTSNPSAANFQLLETPNGKVYEEVLKLSREWGSVDQMMYVVGATKAEALQEIRKLIPDHFLLVPGVGAQGGSLEDVARYGMNAQCGLLVNSARGIIYASKGEDFAEKAGEEARKLQIAMETLLDLHLE is encoded by the coding sequence ATGAACAGACAGGCACTTTTCTCGGAGATCAAAAGGAAAAAATCATTTTTATGCGTGGGATTGGATACCGATTTGCACAAAATTCCAACGCATTTATTGAAGGAGAAAGATCCTGTTTTTGCGTTCAACAAACAGATAATCGAAGCGACTGAGGCTTATACGGTGGCCTATAAGCCCAATATTGCATTCTACGAGGCCATGGGCCCTAAAGGTTGGGAAAGTTTGCAAAAAACGCTTGAGTTTATACCTAAGCATTGTTTTACCATAGCCGATGCAAAACGTGGAGATATTGGGAATACATCTGGATTGTATGCCCGCACTTTTTTCGATCCGCAGGCTGCAGGTTTGGATTTCGATTCGGTTACCGTAGCCCCGTATATGGGACTGGATTCTGTCTCGCCCTTTTTGAATTATGAAGGAAAGTGGGTTGTGCTTTTGGCATTGACTTCAAATCCGAGTGCGGCAAATTTCCAATTGCTCGAAACACCCAATGGAAAAGTATACGAAGAAGTGTTGAAGCTTTCGCGTGAATGGGGCAGTGTAGATCAAATGATGTATGTGGTAGGAGCCACCAAAGCAGAAGCCTTGCAAGAAATCAGGAAGCTTATTCCAGATCACTTTTTGCTCGTGCCCGGAGTGGGAGCACAGGGGGGAAGTTTGGAAGATGTGGCCCGCTACGGTATGAATGCCCAGTGTGGTCTTTTGGTGAACAGTGCCCGCGGCATTATCTATGCGAGTAAAGGGGAAGATTTTGCAGAAAAGGCTGGTGAGGAGGCAAGAAAATTGCAAATTGCCATGGAAACACTGCTCGATCTGCACCTTGAATAA
- the rfbC gene encoding dTDP-4-dehydrorhamnose 3,5-epimerase — translation MEFRKTKIEGLIEIKPRIFTDSRGYFFESYQYELFKANGIAEVFVQDNQSFSTKGVLRGLHLQKAPYAQGKLVRVIKGKVLDVAVDVRAGSPTFGQWESVLLDSEQNNMFYVPPGFLHGFATIEDAIFSYKCTNVYHRESEAGVRWDDPDLAIDWGIENPIVSEKDQVLPFLKDWK, via the coding sequence ATGGAGTTTCGCAAAACCAAAATCGAGGGACTAATTGAAATAAAACCCAGAATTTTCACCGATTCGAGAGGCTATTTTTTCGAATCCTACCAATACGAACTTTTTAAAGCCAATGGCATTGCCGAGGTATTTGTACAAGACAATCAGTCCTTTTCGACCAAAGGTGTTCTACGCGGACTGCATTTGCAGAAAGCTCCCTACGCCCAAGGCAAATTGGTGCGTGTGATCAAAGGCAAGGTTTTGGATGTCGCCGTGGATGTGCGTGCAGGTTCACCTACTTTTGGTCAGTGGGAATCTGTTTTGCTGGATAGCGAGCAAAACAATATGTTTTATGTCCCTCCTGGCTTTTTGCATGGTTTTGCCACCATTGAAGACGCCATTTTTTCGTACAAATGCACCAATGTCTACCACCGCGAAAGTGAAGCGGGTGTACGTTGGGACGATCCAGATTTGGCCATCGATTGGGGTATCGAAAACCCGATTGTTTCTGAAAAAGATCAGGTTTTGCCGTTTTTGAAAGATTGGAAATAA
- a CDS encoding group III truncated hemoglobin, giving the protein MKDIESREDIIALVTRFYTYVHADEFMAPVFQMPKEQFDRHLIRTYNFWDNWLFQTGEYKGGLMWAHIERNETHRITTKHFEHWLAHWFRATDELYSGKNADFVKSKALELGQFINQRLNGH; this is encoded by the coding sequence ATGAAAGATATTGAATCGCGGGAAGATATTATAGCCTTGGTCACCCGTTTCTATACTTATGTGCACGCCGACGAATTCATGGCTCCGGTTTTCCAAATGCCCAAAGAGCAATTCGATCGCCACCTCATCAGAACATACAACTTTTGGGACAATTGGCTGTTTCAAACGGGAGAATACAAAGGCGGCCTCATGTGGGCACACATCGAACGCAATGAAACCCACCGCATCACAACAAAGCATTTTGAACATTGGCTGGCCCATTGGTTTCGGGCTACAGACGAACTCTATTCTGGAAAAAATGCAGATTTCGTAAAATCAAAAGCTTTGGAATTGGGGCAATTCATCAATCAACGCCTCAACGGGCATTAA